The following coding sequences lie in one Changpingibacter yushuensis genomic window:
- the topA gene encoding type I DNA topoisomerase has product MTKLVIVESPAKGRTISGYLGSDYDVEASIGHIRDLPQPSELPAEMKKGPFGRFAVDVDHGFEPFYVVAPDKKKKVAELRKKLKDADELLLATDEDREGEAIAWHLYEVLKPKVPVKRMVFHEITPEAISRALEQPRELDLQLVDAQESRRILDRLVGYEVSPLLWRKVAPGLSAGRVQSVATRLVVDRERERIAFVPASYWDVTAVFAKETEEFEAKLVGLDSAKIASGKDFTDRGELTSKSSASGVKALTEATATAVAQALAGATATVASLETKPYKRRPAAPFTTSTLQQEASRKLRMGARDTMRTAQALYENGFITYMRTDSTNLSDQALSAARSQIKDMYGAQYLPVKPRMYATKSKGAQEAHEAIRPAGDHFRTPDQVRGKLSGAQFSLYELIWKRTVASQMADAAGQTASARITVQLDGVEEAKVAEFAASGTVITFPGFMAAYQESTDAKRYDKSDKESESRLPQLVQGEALVSKSAEPDGHETQPPPRYTEASLVKKMEELGIGRPSTYAATISTIGDRGYVDHRGQALVPTWTAFSVIKLLEENLPQLVDYDFTADMESELDRIAAGDEDGTSYLERFWRGETERPGLEGLVESLGDIDARAINSTDLGEGIVLRVGRYGPYIQEIGPDGQELRHTSVPDDVAPDELDVAKARELLEVAKQDGRELGVDPATNHTLVAKAGRFGPYITEIIPEGEVALTPTGKPSKRAPKPRTASLFSSMSLETVTLEDALRLLSLPRVVGTVDGEDVLAQNGRYGPYITKGKDSRSLESEAQIFDITLEAAQALLAQPKTRRGATTKPPLKELGTDPVSEKPVLLKDGRFGPYVTDGTTNASLRRQDDPNSITNERAYELLADRRAAAPKKPARKAASKTTKKASASKTTKKASASTTTKKASASTTTKKAAPRKSTKADAE; this is encoded by the coding sequence GTGACCAAACTCGTCATTGTGGAGTCACCCGCTAAGGGACGAACGATCAGCGGATACTTGGGCTCCGATTACGACGTCGAAGCGTCGATCGGCCATATCCGTGATCTTCCGCAACCCTCAGAGCTGCCTGCGGAGATGAAGAAGGGCCCGTTTGGCCGATTCGCAGTCGACGTCGATCATGGTTTCGAACCGTTTTACGTTGTTGCTCCAGACAAGAAAAAGAAGGTGGCAGAGCTTCGCAAGAAGCTCAAGGATGCTGACGAACTCCTTCTGGCAACGGACGAGGACCGCGAGGGCGAAGCCATCGCGTGGCACCTCTACGAGGTCCTGAAGCCAAAAGTTCCCGTCAAGCGCATGGTCTTTCATGAGATCACTCCGGAAGCGATTTCTCGGGCCTTAGAGCAGCCACGCGAACTGGACCTCCAACTCGTCGATGCTCAGGAGTCTCGCCGAATCCTTGATCGTCTTGTTGGTTACGAGGTCTCCCCGCTGCTGTGGCGTAAGGTTGCTCCGGGTCTTTCTGCTGGTCGTGTTCAATCCGTGGCTACTCGCTTGGTGGTTGATCGTGAACGCGAGCGTATTGCGTTCGTTCCCGCTTCATACTGGGACGTGACGGCAGTCTTTGCGAAAGAAACGGAAGAGTTTGAGGCAAAACTCGTCGGCCTAGACTCAGCCAAAATCGCAAGTGGCAAGGACTTCACTGACCGTGGTGAGCTCACTTCCAAGAGCAGCGCCAGCGGCGTCAAGGCTCTCACTGAGGCAACAGCAACTGCAGTTGCACAGGCGTTGGCTGGAGCCACTGCCACTGTGGCATCGCTGGAGACAAAGCCCTACAAGCGGCGTCCGGCCGCACCCTTTACCACGTCAACACTGCAGCAAGAAGCTTCCCGAAAGTTGCGGATGGGTGCGCGCGATACGATGCGCACGGCCCAAGCCCTCTATGAAAACGGCTTCATCACCTACATGCGTACCGACTCCACCAACCTTTCTGACCAAGCTCTCTCAGCTGCGCGTAGTCAGATTAAGGACATGTATGGGGCCCAATACCTGCCAGTCAAACCGCGCATGTACGCCACGAAGTCAAAGGGCGCACAGGAAGCTCACGAAGCCATTAGGCCAGCCGGTGACCATTTCCGTACTCCGGACCAAGTGCGCGGGAAGCTCTCCGGAGCGCAGTTCAGTTTGTATGAGCTGATCTGGAAGCGCACCGTTGCTTCCCAGATGGCTGACGCCGCCGGGCAGACCGCTTCCGCGCGCATCACTGTGCAGCTTGATGGGGTAGAGGAAGCCAAGGTGGCTGAGTTTGCCGCCTCGGGAACGGTTATCACGTTCCCAGGCTTTATGGCAGCCTACCAAGAGTCAACGGACGCTAAGCGTTATGACAAGTCGGACAAGGAGTCGGAGTCGAGGCTTCCGCAACTCGTGCAGGGCGAGGCCCTTGTATCTAAGAGCGCCGAACCTGATGGGCACGAAACCCAGCCGCCGCCGCGGTATACAGAGGCTTCATTAGTGAAGAAGATGGAGGAGCTCGGTATCGGACGCCCTTCCACGTATGCTGCCACGATTTCCACAATCGGTGATCGTGGGTATGTGGACCATCGCGGCCAAGCGCTCGTACCCACATGGACGGCCTTTTCAGTCATCAAGCTGCTTGAGGAGAATCTTCCGCAACTTGTTGATTATGACTTCACAGCGGATATGGAGAGCGAACTCGATCGAATCGCCGCTGGTGACGAGGATGGTACGTCCTACCTCGAACGATTCTGGCGCGGTGAGACGGAACGCCCTGGTCTGGAAGGGCTCGTCGAAAGCCTTGGCGATATCGACGCTAGGGCCATCAACTCAACCGACTTGGGGGAAGGTATCGTCCTTCGTGTGGGCCGCTACGGACCTTACATTCAGGAGATCGGTCCAGATGGCCAAGAGCTGCGCCATACATCTGTCCCCGACGACGTCGCACCGGATGAACTTGACGTGGCCAAGGCCAGGGAACTCTTGGAGGTAGCCAAGCAGGATGGGCGGGAACTGGGTGTAGATCCGGCCACGAACCATACGTTGGTTGCAAAGGCTGGCCGATTCGGTCCATACATCACGGAGATCATTCCAGAAGGAGAGGTCGCGCTGACCCCCACGGGCAAGCCTTCCAAGCGTGCTCCGAAGCCACGAACGGCGTCCCTCTTCAGCTCAATGAGTCTTGAGACTGTCACCTTGGAAGATGCACTGCGTCTGCTTTCCTTGCCGCGTGTGGTGGGCACGGTGGATGGTGAGGACGTCCTGGCTCAAAATGGCCGTTATGGCCCCTACATCACTAAGGGTAAGGACTCTCGGTCGCTCGAATCTGAGGCGCAGATATTTGATATTACGCTCGAGGCAGCGCAGGCCCTGTTAGCTCAGCCCAAGACCCGGCGGGGCGCCACGACCAAGCCGCCTCTCAAGGAACTTGGCACGGATCCCGTTTCTGAGAAGCCAGTCTTGCTCAAGGATGGGCGCTTTGGCCCATACGTCACGGATGGCACAACCAACGCTTCGCTGCGGCGGCAAGATGATCCGAACTCGATCACAAATGAGCGTGCCTACGAACTACTCGCTGATCGGCGGGCAGCCGCTCCGAAGAAGCCTGCGCGCAAGGCGGCCTCAAAGACCACCAAGAAAGCATCTGCGTCGAAGACCACTAAGAAGGCGTCGGCGTCAACGACCACTAAGAAGGCGTCGGCGTCGACGACCACCAAGAAAGCAGCTCCTCGAAAATCCACAAAGGCGGATGCCGAGTGA
- a CDS encoding ribonucleoside triphosphate reductase: MTSHTHQVRVDAISTVDEYLDRSDWRVNANANQDYSLGGLILNTSGKMIANYWLSEIYSSEEGSAHREGDYHIHDLDMLSGYCAGWSLRRLIEEGFNGVEGAIASAPPKHFSSACGQIVNFLGTLQNEWAGAQAFSSFDTYMAPFIRLDSMPYNAVKQNIQELIYNLNVPSRWGSQCPFTNLTFDWVCPPDIADNYPYIGDEVCDFTYGELQAEMDMVNKAYMEVMMEGDADGRVFTFPIPTYNMTKDFDWESENATLLFAMTAKYGLPYFQNFINSELDPGMIRSMCCRLQLDLRELLKRGNGLFGSAELTGSIGVVTINMARLGYLYKGNEEGMVARLDHLMDLAKSVLEKKRAKVQELMDQGLYPYSKRYLGNLDNHFSTIGLNGVNEMIRNYTGDAHDITDSYGHEFAVRVLDHVRSQLVGFQEETGNLYNLEATPAEGTTYRFAKEDRKRFADILQAGTRAEPYYTNSSQLPAGYTDDAFEALEQQADLQSMYTGGTVLHLYMNERMSSAESCKKLVRRALTNFHLPYITITPTFSICPVHGYLAGEHETCELCAQTNPAAEPQVCEVWTRVMGYFRPVKSFNIGKKGEYHERLTFKENALGTKASRADQLVDSYEQLQAVES; encoded by the coding sequence ATGACATCGCACACACATCAAGTCCGAGTTGACGCGATCAGTACGGTTGATGAGTACCTTGATCGTTCTGACTGGCGAGTCAATGCAAACGCCAATCAGGACTACTCGCTCGGTGGACTCATCTTGAACACCTCAGGAAAGATGATCGCGAACTACTGGTTGAGTGAGATCTACTCGTCCGAGGAAGGGTCGGCGCACCGCGAAGGCGATTATCACATCCATGACCTTGACATGCTTTCGGGATACTGCGCGGGATGGTCGCTGCGTCGGCTCATTGAAGAAGGCTTCAATGGCGTAGAGGGAGCAATCGCTTCGGCACCGCCCAAGCATTTCTCTTCCGCCTGCGGCCAAATCGTCAACTTCCTCGGGACTTTGCAGAATGAATGGGCAGGCGCTCAGGCATTCAGCTCTTTTGACACCTACATGGCGCCATTCATCCGGCTCGATTCAATGCCGTACAACGCCGTCAAGCAGAACATCCAGGAACTGATCTATAACCTCAACGTGCCCTCCCGTTGGGGTAGTCAGTGCCCGTTCACTAACCTGACGTTTGACTGGGTGTGCCCTCCAGATATTGCCGACAACTACCCGTACATCGGTGACGAGGTCTGCGACTTCACATACGGAGAACTGCAGGCTGAAATGGATATGGTCAACAAGGCCTACATGGAGGTCATGATGGAAGGCGATGCCGACGGGCGTGTGTTTACCTTCCCCATCCCCACTTACAACATGACTAAGGACTTCGATTGGGAGTCTGAGAATGCCACCTTGCTCTTCGCAATGACTGCGAAGTACGGGCTGCCGTACTTCCAGAACTTCATTAACTCAGAGCTCGACCCCGGGATGATTCGATCGATGTGCTGCCGGCTCCAGCTCGACCTACGCGAACTTCTCAAGCGCGGCAACGGCCTTTTTGGTTCAGCAGAACTGACAGGCTCAATCGGGGTTGTCACGATCAACATGGCCCGGCTCGGCTACCTGTACAAAGGTAATGAGGAAGGCATGGTTGCTCGTCTAGACCACCTCATGGATCTGGCGAAGTCTGTGCTGGAGAAGAAGCGTGCAAAGGTCCAAGAGCTGATGGATCAAGGTTTGTACCCGTACTCGAAGCGCTATCTCGGTAATCTCGATAACCACTTTTCCACAATTGGCTTGAATGGCGTCAATGAGATGATCCGCAACTACACCGGTGATGCGCATGACATCACTGATAGCTACGGGCATGAGTTTGCGGTCAGGGTACTTGACCACGTGCGCAGCCAATTGGTCGGTTTTCAAGAGGAGACCGGAAACCTCTACAACCTCGAGGCGACTCCGGCGGAAGGAACCACATACCGGTTTGCAAAGGAAGACCGCAAGCGCTTCGCTGACATCTTGCAGGCGGGAACCCGCGCCGAACCGTACTACACGAACTCTTCTCAACTCCCTGCTGGCTACACCGACGACGCCTTCGAGGCACTCGAGCAACAAGCTGACCTGCAATCTATGTACACAGGTGGGACTGTCTTGCATTTGTACATGAACGAACGGATGAGTTCCGCAGAGTCATGCAAGAAGCTGGTGCGCCGCGCCCTCACAAACTTCCACCTTCCTTACATCACAATCACTCCAACGTTCTCGATTTGCCCTGTTCATGGCTACCTTGCGGGCGAACACGAGACCTGTGAGTTGTGCGCACAGACCAACCCCGCCGCCGAACCGCAGGTATGCGAGGTATGGACGCGGGTTATGGGCTACTTTCGGCCGGTCAAATCCTTCAACATCGGCAAGAAAGGTGAGTACCACGAGCGCCTCACATTCAAGGAGAACGCTCTGGGAACCAAGGCGAGCCGCGCGGACCAGTTGGTGGACTCCTATGAACAGTTGCAAGCTGTCGAGTCGTGA
- a CDS encoding anaerobic ribonucleoside-triphosphate reductase activating protein has product MINKDTGGPEATVSVPPSGANTFRADIQSPTTASSPPNVVSHGGLEAESADLAIAGLVPLSSVDWPDHLVATVFCQGCPWRCPYCQNAAILDPSVPGIVPWDEVRALLDKRRGLLDGVVFTGGEALRQAAVVSAMREVKERGLAVGLHSAGAYPRRLVEVLAHIDWVGLDIKALPEDYREAVGFDAGAKAWAALDAVLRESERRPTFDFEVRTTIFPGSSADRDFSEILKRLRAAGVAKFAVQEARTQGTDPIFQAMAQRWDMPAWRARWEEISAEVREAGFARVEVR; this is encoded by the coding sequence GTGATCAACAAGGATACCGGCGGGCCTGAAGCGACAGTCTCGGTCCCGCCCTCTGGCGCGAACACTTTTCGGGCAGACATACAGAGCCCGACGACGGCGTCGTCGCCCCCGAATGTGGTGAGTCACGGTGGGCTCGAGGCCGAATCGGCAGATCTTGCCATTGCGGGACTTGTGCCACTTTCGAGCGTGGACTGGCCGGATCATCTTGTTGCAACGGTTTTTTGCCAGGGATGCCCATGGAGGTGCCCATACTGCCAGAACGCCGCCATTTTGGACCCATCGGTACCCGGTATAGTGCCGTGGGATGAGGTGAGAGCGCTGCTTGATAAGCGCAGAGGCCTTCTGGACGGTGTTGTGTTCACAGGAGGTGAGGCGCTCCGTCAGGCTGCGGTGGTCTCGGCGATGCGGGAAGTCAAGGAGCGCGGGCTTGCGGTGGGCCTTCACTCTGCAGGGGCATATCCGCGGCGGCTGGTCGAGGTGCTCGCGCACATCGATTGGGTGGGACTCGACATCAAAGCGCTCCCAGAGGACTACCGCGAGGCCGTTGGATTCGACGCAGGCGCCAAAGCATGGGCTGCTCTTGATGCCGTTCTTCGCGAATCAGAGCGCCGGCCAACCTTCGATTTCGAAGTTCGCACCACCATCTTTCCTGGCTCTTCGGCAGACCGTGACTTCTCTGAGATTCTCAAGCGTCTCAGAGCGGCCGGAGTTGCGAAGTTCGCTGTTCAGGAGGCGCGGACTCAGGGTACAGATCCGATCTTTCAGGCGATGGCACAGCGATGGGACATGCCTGCGTGGCGCGCGCGTTGGGAAGAAATCTCGGCTGAGGTACGCGAGGCAGGATTCGCTCGGGTCGAGGTGCGCTAG
- a CDS encoding DNA polymerase III subunit delta' — MSVFDDLVGQRSVRDQLERAALAARSTGGPSENSAMSQAWLFTGPPGSGRSVAARMFAAALECTSDVPGCGECHACKTVMGGTHPDVEVVATQGVTISVDQTRQLVSRSFVSPGAGRWRILIVEDADRMSERTTNVLLKAIEEPPPFTVWMLCTPSPEDVMTTIRSRCRVLTLAVPRAEDIAELLVRRLGVNSEDAIMAARASQSHIGVARALLTDQAVREQRRAVIHMALSVRGVADAALGAKRVMAAAEAEVKERSEQLDARELADLKRSLGVDEGVRVPPAIRAQLRELAENQKRRQTRLRRDSIDRAMVTILSAYRDVLTVQLGAAVELVNSDFTEDVFRMARGSSAAQSVERMDAIAQARIRLAANADPLLTTEAMLVALRP; from the coding sequence GTGAGCGTCTTTGACGATCTTGTGGGCCAACGATCTGTTCGTGACCAACTGGAACGCGCTGCTCTAGCCGCTAGGAGCACTGGTGGTCCTAGCGAGAATTCGGCGATGAGCCAGGCATGGCTCTTCACCGGTCCTCCCGGATCGGGAAGGTCGGTTGCGGCTCGCATGTTTGCCGCAGCTTTGGAGTGCACCAGTGATGTGCCGGGCTGCGGTGAGTGCCACGCGTGCAAGACGGTTATGGGGGGAACCCATCCTGACGTCGAGGTGGTAGCCACCCAAGGTGTGACAATTAGCGTTGATCAGACCCGCCAGCTGGTCTCACGGTCATTTGTTTCACCCGGTGCGGGCCGTTGGCGCATCCTCATCGTTGAGGATGCTGATCGAATGTCGGAGCGCACTACAAATGTGTTGCTGAAGGCGATTGAGGAGCCGCCACCATTCACGGTGTGGATGTTGTGTACTCCCTCACCAGAAGACGTGATGACGACGATTCGTTCGCGGTGCCGGGTTCTCACGCTCGCGGTTCCTCGTGCGGAGGATATCGCTGAACTCTTGGTTCGCAGGCTAGGCGTGAACTCGGAGGACGCCATTATGGCTGCGCGTGCTTCGCAGTCTCATATCGGGGTGGCCAGAGCGTTGCTCACTGACCAAGCTGTGAGAGAACAGCGCAGAGCAGTGATCCACATGGCTCTTTCAGTTCGTGGTGTTGCGGACGCTGCCTTAGGAGCGAAACGCGTCATGGCAGCAGCCGAAGCTGAGGTCAAGGAACGCAGCGAACAACTTGATGCGCGCGAGCTCGCTGACCTCAAGCGAAGTCTTGGTGTGGATGAGGGGGTGCGAGTCCCTCCGGCTATTCGTGCGCAACTGCGCGAACTCGCTGAGAATCAGAAACGCAGGCAGACTCGACTGCGGCGCGACAGCATCGACCGTGCGATGGTCACCATTCTTTCCGCTTATCGGGATGTATTGACTGTGCAACTTGGCGCGGCTGTGGAGCTGGTCAACTCTGACTTCACAGAAGATGTCTTTCGGATGGCAAGGGGCTCGAGCGCGGCGCAATCTGTAGAGCGGATGGATGCGATTGCCCAGGCCCGCATTCGCCTAGCGGCGAATGCGGATCCACTTCTTACGACCGAAGCCATGCTCGTTGCGCTTCGTCCTTGA
- the tmk gene encoding dTMP kinase, producing the protein MSGAFITFEGGDGSGKTTQVAALVEHLNGVGLQAVASREPGGTELGRAIRELLLHGGEVSPKAEALLYAADRAHHIATVVRPALEDGIIVVADRYLDSSVAYQGVARQLGTEEVRDLSLWATDGLMPDATVLLDVSVSEGAARVGGTQDRIESEGRDFHEAVRQEYLAMAQAEPNRWIVVPAEGSIDAVAARVRDAVMPRIRELFISEPESVQSASSGKDSQ; encoded by the coding sequence GTGAGCGGAGCGTTCATAACATTTGAGGGTGGTGACGGCTCAGGAAAGACCACCCAGGTGGCAGCGCTGGTTGAACACCTCAATGGAGTTGGCCTTCAGGCAGTCGCTTCGCGTGAACCTGGTGGCACGGAGCTGGGCCGCGCGATCCGCGAGCTTCTTCTGCACGGTGGCGAAGTATCCCCCAAAGCAGAGGCGCTCCTGTATGCGGCGGATCGCGCTCACCACATCGCTACGGTGGTTCGACCAGCACTTGAGGATGGAATCATTGTCGTTGCTGATCGTTACCTCGATTCCTCGGTGGCATACCAAGGCGTCGCTCGCCAACTCGGAACCGAAGAGGTGCGCGATCTTTCACTCTGGGCCACGGATGGCCTAATGCCTGATGCCACAGTTCTGCTTGATGTTTCTGTTTCCGAAGGCGCTGCCAGAGTTGGCGGCACCCAGGATCGCATTGAGTCTGAGGGTCGGGATTTCCACGAGGCGGTGCGCCAAGAGTACTTAGCAATGGCTCAAGCCGAACCCAACCGCTGGATCGTGGTGCCAGCGGAAGGCTCGATCGATGCCGTCGCAGCGCGGGTCCGTGATGCCGTTATGCCACGTATCCGCGAACTCTTTATCAGTGAGCCTGAGAGCGTTCAAAGCGCATCATCCGGCAAGGACTCACAGTGA